The following are from one region of the Cyanobium gracile PCC 6307 genome:
- a CDS encoding PhoX family protein: MNRRDLLSLLGIGACSFAGAVLPTAAPGRAAAWKAGAAPTPPPPFPTVPTPLPVPGDGLDAAEQRRRYARIDLEDRLVLPDGFRADLLAVWGDPLADGRFGFNNDHLSFLPLGADRALLTVNFEYISARSWRQGYAEAVGGELPFDAVIDALAARGGRVDAASLAADDPLLEPIRQLAAAAMADLGVGVIELEREPGGPWRRRPGRFDRRITGLSGWRDPTRRLRSSGPAAAVFRRRERLGYDDGLGDAIIGSFANCAGGETPWGTVLSAEENMQSQVAEAVHADGSSVSPAARPFAYDGQRLDGLGNPFGLAGNKYGWMVELDPRQPERPAVKHSWLGRFRHEAVAVKAVAGQPLVVYSGCDRHGGHLYRFVSDTVIRDPADPANSELFSAGRLEVARFDPPGRDGGGGRGRWLPLETTTPVAPLGPGHFARHGVEQAVLLPHSDRLKPGAEAFSSDAAVAAYRRRFATLADLYPGEGEERMGAILIDAHLAACAIGATPAARPEDTVIDPISGELLIAFTAGGGSDDGRADPAIFRGPKGQATWPYGWIMGLADDGPARAGSFRWRMVATGGAPWQGGMGFANPDNLAIDRQGTLWMVTDRSTKSADLDLFGNNSCWVLPSRGPHAGEAYCFATGPMECELTGPCFDDGESTLFLAVQHPGEDHGTRPSAEAREAQAHRLVDRSGRSFEQLRWVPLGSNWPSGVPGRAPRPGVVAIRRLAGGPLLGPQVVPASSDRSI, encoded by the coding sequence ATGAACCGTCGCGACCTGCTTTCCCTGCTCGGAATCGGAGCCTGCTCCTTCGCCGGCGCCGTGCTGCCCACGGCAGCCCCTGGCAGGGCGGCCGCCTGGAAGGCCGGGGCCGCCCCGACGCCGCCCCCCCCGTTCCCGACCGTGCCCACCCCCCTGCCGGTGCCCGGCGACGGGCTCGACGCGGCGGAGCAACGGCGCCGTTACGCCCGCATCGACCTCGAGGACCGGCTGGTGCTTCCGGACGGCTTCCGGGCCGATCTGCTGGCGGTCTGGGGGGACCCGCTGGCCGACGGCCGCTTCGGCTTCAACAACGACCACCTCTCCTTCCTGCCCCTGGGAGCGGACCGGGCCCTGCTGACAGTGAACTTCGAGTACATCAGCGCCCGGTCCTGGCGGCAGGGCTACGCCGAGGCGGTGGGCGGCGAGCTGCCCTTCGACGCCGTCATCGACGCGCTGGCCGCCCGGGGCGGCCGGGTGGATGCCGCCAGCCTGGCGGCGGACGACCCGCTGCTGGAGCCCATCCGCCAGCTGGCGGCGGCGGCCATGGCCGACCTGGGGGTCGGCGTGATCGAGCTGGAGCGGGAGCCTGGTGGCCCCTGGCGGCGCCGGCCGGGCCGGTTCGATCGCCGCATCACCGGCCTGAGCGGCTGGCGCGACCCCACCCGGCGCCTGCGCAGCTCGGGGCCGGCGGCGGCCGTGTTCCGCCGCCGCGAGCGGCTCGGCTACGACGACGGCCTCGGGGACGCGATCATCGGCAGCTTCGCCAACTGCGCCGGCGGCGAGACCCCCTGGGGCACCGTGCTCAGCGCCGAGGAAAACATGCAGAGCCAGGTGGCCGAGGCCGTCCATGCCGACGGCTCCTCCGTCTCCCCCGCCGCCCGCCCGTTCGCCTACGACGGCCAGCGCCTCGACGGCCTCGGCAACCCCTTCGGCCTGGCAGGCAACAAGTACGGCTGGATGGTGGAGCTCGACCCGCGCCAGCCCGAACGCCCCGCCGTGAAGCACAGCTGGCTGGGCCGCTTCCGGCACGAGGCGGTGGCGGTGAAGGCCGTCGCCGGCCAGCCCCTGGTGGTCTATTCCGGCTGCGACCGCCACGGCGGCCACCTCTATCGCTTCGTCAGCGACACGGTGATCCGCGATCCGGCCGACCCGGCCAACTCGGAGCTGTTCAGCGCCGGCCGGCTCGAGGTGGCCCGCTTCGATCCCCCCGGCCGGGATGGCGGCGGGGGCCGGGGGCGCTGGCTGCCCCTGGAGACCACCACCCCGGTGGCGCCGCTGGGCCCTGGCCACTTCGCCCGCCACGGCGTGGAGCAGGCGGTGCTGCTGCCCCACAGCGACCGCCTCAAGCCTGGGGCCGAAGCCTTCAGCAGCGACGCGGCCGTGGCGGCCTACCGGCGCCGGTTCGCCACCCTGGCCGACCTCTACCCCGGGGAGGGGGAGGAGCGGATGGGGGCGATCCTGATCGATGCCCACCTGGCCGCCTGCGCCATCGGCGCCACCCCCGCGGCCCGGCCCGAGGACACGGTGATCGATCCCATCAGCGGCGAGCTGCTGATCGCCTTCACCGCCGGCGGCGGCAGCGACGACGGCCGGGCCGACCCGGCCATCTTCCGTGGGCCCAAAGGCCAGGCCACCTGGCCCTACGGCTGGATCATGGGCCTGGCCGACGACGGTCCGGCCCGGGCCGGCTCCTTCCGCTGGCGGATGGTGGCCACCGGCGGGGCCCCGTGGCAAGGGGGGATGGGCTTCGCCAATCCCGACAACCTCGCCATCGACCGGCAGGGGACCCTCTGGATGGTGACCGACCGCTCGACGAAGTCAGCCGACCTGGATCTGTTCGGCAACAACAGCTGCTGGGTGCTGCCCAGCCGCGGCCCCCACGCCGGTGAGGCCTACTGCTTCGCCACCGGCCCGATGGAGTGCGAGCTCACCGGGCCCTGCTTCGACGACGGCGAATCCACCCTGTTCCTGGCGGTGCAGCACCCGGGCGAGGACCACGGCACCCGCCCCTCGGCGGAGGCCCGTGAGGCCCAGGCCCACCGGCTGGTGGATCGCTCCGGCCGCTCCTTCGAGCAGCTGCGCTGGGTGCCCCTGGGCTCCAACTGGCCCTCCGGCGTCCCAGGCCGGGCTCCCCGCCCCGGGGTGGTGGCGATCCGGCGCCTGGCGGGCGGCCCCCTGCTGGGGCCTCAGGTGGTGCCGGCGTCGAGTGACCGCTCGATCTGA